The window ATGTAGGTTTAGGGGCCTCCTACTGGTCTTTGGGATGTTGGAAGGCTTCATTCTCAACTTGACTTCGCTAGAGTTATCTCTATGGTCGAGACAGACCTTGTGCCGCCTTCCTGCATAGGTATCTCTTCTGTTCCAAGGTTCACTCTCTCGACCTTCAGGTTCTCCATGAATCTACGTCTGGTTATCTCAGCAACATCCACAGCCGTTGTTATCGCCTGCCCCCTGGCTTTCAGGGTTACCTCCCTTGTGTCTCCTGAGCCGAAGAGGGTTATAACGGCCAAGACGTAGTTCATGGTAGGTTTACGTCCTATGAATACTGTATTAGGTTCCTTAGACATTGCATTCCTCCTCCATTGAATTTTCTGGGGTTTCTATGTTAGGCTCTATCTATATTTAAACGCTTTTGAGGTTGACTTATTCTCCTCTTCAGGAGGAGCTACTGAGGCGGGAGCCATCATATGCTGTTTACGATGCTCCTCCACACGCTTCAGACTTGTGAGGTATCCTGCAACCCTGTTCCTCATCTTCTTGGTCCTAGTATCCAAGTACTTTTTAACCAGTTGCTTATTCAATTCAAAGTCTGTAGTGACCTCACTCTGATGTAGCCTCATGAACTCCTCCGCAGTCTTCTTTATTAGATAAGACCTGACCTTACCCAAATG of the Candidatus Bathyarchaeota archaeon genome contains:
- a CDS encoding 30S ribosomal protein S17e; its protein translation is HLGKVRSYLIKKTAEEFMRLHQSEVTTDFELNKQLVKKYLDTRTKKMRNRVAGYLTSLKRVEEHRKQHMMAPASVAPPEEENKSTSKAFKYR
- the albA gene encoding DNA-binding protein Alba — protein: MSKEPNTVFIGRKPTMNYVLAVITLFGSGDTREVTLKARGQAITTAVDVAEITRRRFMENLKVERVNLGTEEIPMQEGGTRSVSTIEITLAKSS